TTTCTCCCTCACtctcttttctgtctctctctgtcactatgaaaaatataatttctttaatttattgacattttttacTGTTAccataataatgtatttttttaaagatatattcTTATATGCTGTGTAATGCATAATCCACTCACTCATTTATCAGTATGAGAGAGCTTTTTAGCACTGAAAATGTAATCCACTATTGtgctatttttgatatttttatatattttaattcaattctatgtatataatatttaaattgtatatatgaaaaataaaatatttgtacgtcatgttttattttcattaataatatctggcctttatataaaataacatcatcTTTATCAAAGTGGATTATGCAGAAGCAGGGAAAATGAGTTACTTAGCCTTGAATCTTGTATACTGTTTATACAGTGTTCTGTGCTTTTATTGTTGCAgaaatttagttaatttaatggaAAACTATGGCAAAGTATAAACTGTACAAGATGAAAGGAGCTGAAACATGGCTAGCACACTGGCCAACGTAcaattaatatttacagttttatagttaaatttaatttattttatttagaaaaggtttgttttgtgccttgcgccctgttttggctgggattggctccagcagacccccgtgaccctgtagttaggatatagtgggttggataatggatggatggatggaaacaaaaCATTATAACAGAACATAACAATTGACCAAATGACAATAATATAGCTTCAGGACTGGTCAGTCTCATCTAAAAAGATTCTTTGCATAggataaaacagcaaatacaatagAAAGCTGAGCACAGGCTGGTCATATCTACTTTAGGATTACATTAATAAGTTCTTGCCTACAGATTCTCGTAAacagtatattgtttttttctaactAGAgataatatagggtggtccagatctaataatgtaattttcattacgctataacttattaagtttattacatagaaaatcacccgaaaaatcccggaccattgagaagtgtgcgaactgatgacatgaagaattgtctgtgcggcaaactggaatcgtccccgtataaatcaaactcatccaaacgatctggatctgcataattagatctggaccaccctgtacagtacATCACTGTTCCACTGAATTAAAGGTGGTAAATTGGGATTTTTCAAGTTAagcaaaataagttttttttcgGTTGAATTAGGGTGAGCTTGACTCCTATGGGACTGGATAGTATTTTATAAATGGCTGAATTCTCTCCCTTTTCTGAAATTGTAATTGAGGTATTCCTTTCCCATCATTCCCTATTACCATTAAAGTAGTAAGTTCCCTAAATTTATTTTGATATGCTCTGGAGATGCTCTCTGAATCTTCATCCACACTACAGTCTTTTGCTGTTGAATCACACCTCAATCCATCCTAGCTCACATATTTTACACTATGGTAACATCTAGTGGTCAGCCGTGATCCTTTGATGCCAAGATTACAAAGCTTAGCTCTTACTTTTCTACATACTCATAGCACTGACCATTCATTATTCAATATCATCTTGGTGATAGATATAGGTGAAACATTAAGGAATGCCAGCCATGGTAAGTTTAAcagagtttttaatttaaaacctaatAGTTCGAAAGATGCAAACACATTATCGATATAGCAAGCTATAAATGCCACAATTCCTACACCTTCCATAGATTTGATATTGTATACATTAGGTTGAAGAAGTTTGAAACACATAATTATCATGTACAATATGAGTTAACCATAGGAGTTACTCTGTTTAAAATGTACCCTACATTGGATCAATGTAAATTGTGAACCACTGGGTGTTACGAGTTGGAGTCTGAACAATAACGACAATGGGGTGAGACCTCCAAAAGGCTTCACTGACCAGGTCAGGCCTCTTTTGCTTGCCTGGAAAAGGCCTCACCCCAATGGGTTTAATTCAACTCCACTGGCCTGCTACAGGGTTTACAGACCCGAAAGAGATTTAGGCCTCAGAAATAAACTTATGTGTTGCAAATATCAAAAGCaccttttaaaggaaaaaaaacattgtgaAAGGATGCAAAAGACACCACAAAAATGTTTGGGTcagccaccccgtatacttgaaagttgatttgaaaaaaaggcaaaatatgagAAACAGGTCTTTATagacttgagtccaaaacagaactgaggtagcAGAAAAGCATGGTGGTTTTAAAGCCAGACAGGGGAAATTACATCATCGGGCCCAGAAACAGACATAATGCCATCgggcccaggcagaatttcccgtgtttggtctgcagtgaaaaaagagaaaggtttaatgcattctgccaccccctggtccggcatggaattaccctcttttgagccctttagctgcctcccatgcgcacgtttGAGCCCTAATGCCCCCCCTTCGCCTCAGCCCAGACCCTTCGGGTCAGGCATTCCTGACAGAGAGGTCATGAACCTGAGAAAAAGCAGTGAAAACTTAAAAGTCTCTATGTCTAAAAATCACCTTGTGACACACGGGTTTGACTCCTTGTGTaaagccatccactgtaaaggtgcatgatcTGTAACAAAGGTGAACTCATGGCCTAAGAGGTAATACTTCAGCTGTGTAATTTCCTATTTGATCACCAAGTCCTCCCATTCCACCGGCGCATACCTGATTTCCTGTTCTAGCAGTTTCTGGTTCAGAAACATggcagggtgctcgacaccatcgacaccTTGGCTCAGCACAgtaccaagacctgtgtccaaagtgtccggctggaggatgaaaggcaaaaagaAGTTAGGTGTTTCAAGACCAGTGCCAATGTAAGGGTCTGTTTTAAGTAACTAAATGCAGTTTCTGCATTGACATCCCACACCACATTGTTCGGGGGAACTCTTCTTTGTTAGGTTAGTCAAGGGTCTCTCAGAAAATCAGGGTACAAACTGACGATAGTAGCCTGCTAAGCTGAGAAATgcttggacttgcctcttggtCTTTAGATGGGGACATTTTAAtgtggcatcaactttggagcactgtggcttcgCAGTGCCTCCACCCACCACGTAGCCAAAATATCTGGCTTTGTTTAAcccaaagaaatatttctttggattaattcaAATGCTGGCTTCACCTAATGCCTGCAATACCACTCGGACCGACATTAGATGTTCCTTCCATGTCCTGGAATAgatgacgtcatccaggtaggcagcactataggagtTATGAGGACAGAgtactttatccaccagacattGGAATGTcacaggtgccccatgtaacccaaatggaaggacacaatactgccagtgacctctaggggtgctaaacacagTCTTAGCCTTTGCGGAGTTCATTAAAGGAACCTgtcagtacccttttgtcatgtcaagtgtggtcaagaatTCAGCCTGTTCTACCtcctcgaggaggtcgtccattTGTGGCATTGGATATTAATGGAATTTAAGACAAAGTGAGGGTCCTGTGGGATAGGATGCTTAGTGTGATGGCTAATAACCAGAatgactgcattttttacaaatttaagggAATTGTTGTTCCATTGTTCCCTTATAAAAATGAGATGGAGTCTGCTTAAACTGGAAGTGGAGCTACAAGAGAGGGTCTGCAAATACTTTAATGGACGTGGTTTCATCCTGGGCTGCCGCAGAGCCTGATAATGACATTTTATCGCATGACATCCCAGGAATTGCCATGTCACTCTGAGGAGCCACATCTCCCCTCTCATCCGGTTCTGCACACGGCGTGGAGGGAGCTTGTGGTGCATTTCCTCTGTCCATCACTAGGCCCaatttttgtttaacagtggttaGTGTTaaactgcttttattattataccaATCTCACTTTAGTATCACAGGAAATGAAAGGTTTCGGAGTACCAgtacaaataattttttcagCAATTCCTCATAACTGATGAAGCATGAGGGGGACAAGTACTGACGGGTATCTCCGTGACTGCAGGTCAGACTAGTCTTAACTTTTAGCCATTGTTGCGTCAATACAAAGTGGCAAGTtaaaaattgaaatgttgctgctggaatccaTTAGGGCCAATACCTTATGCCCATATTAGATTACCACTCTTGTACAAGGGAATTATAGGGAATTAACCAATAGCACAACACCCTTCCTCTCTTGTTTCCCTGCAGCCTCCCTTGTCCAAtgaaggaaaacagaaaacagacCATTACATCTGCATCTCCACACCAGGAGGTTTGCCTGTTTGTTTACAACTGACCAGCACTGAACGCCTCTGCTGTACCACATGACAGCACTCAACATGCCAGCTGTGCCTTTTGATAATGCAACGCTCATGATCCCTGCTGATGTGCACTCATCACCAGCTACTTGACTGAAACAAGAAAGAGGACCACACTGCGATTTCAATGACTTTGTACGCTGTTCCAGGGAGTTGGAACTGGTCACTGGGGACAGCACCTTCAATGGGAGGGCTATGTAAGGGCACTGAAAatttacatcagccagggatgaatcacccaagtatgagctggcattacatcaccagTGGGAGGGGTGCCAATATAAATTGCAAGCCTGAAAAGTCTCATGCTTTCTAACTAGTGCAGCAAAGGGCAAGAAGTCATTTTACGGATAGCAAGCCACCTGAAAGAACCATGTAAAAAGCAGAGAAAGCATTCATTGCGGCACATGGTGCTGACACTACTGTATGGCCATTTCAAGTTCCTGATAATTGATGGTAAAACTGAGTGCAACTtcttaaaaaagaatttgttgCTGTACagcaacaatagcatttatttctatagctcattttcatatgCAGGGTGCTTTACAATATTTGTCAAAGAAATTATTACAAGGAAAGAAAGGCAACTTAAATTAAGCAAGAACaataatgaataacaaaaaaaatcaatacatgcttacataacataaaaaatataattggtAAAAAAGTAGAGTCTACTCTATAATATTAGACTCATATCCTAAGTTTCTAAAAATGAGTACAATGATAAGGACCTATAATAAGAGATGACAACTAAGATGGACAGAACAATCCACCTGTTAGAAGATACTGATTTTGTagctggaagtgactttaatccatttAGGAAACAGTTCAACTTTTCTTTAAAACCACATGCACCCAATATTGTGAGGTAGAAGACGAATATTTCTCTGGAATAGTTGCTGGACACTCCCTGAACTCCCTGGGATTCTCTCAGGGCACCCGGACAGAGATTCTCTCAGGAAAGGAGAACTCTCCAAAATGACTTTCTAAACTCTTCTCtcaaattaaaaatgatgaaCCTCTTGCTTGGAGTTCCAAAGCTGAGAAACTTTTCTCTTTGTGAGTCTGTGAGCTGGGATCCAGTCTGCCAAGCTAAGCACTGTCTGTTTAAGAGCAATTTTTACTTGAAGAAGTGTCTAAACTCTTGGGCCAGAATGAGTGGTGCATTTTCCCTATGTAGTTGCAAAAGACAGCAGAAGGCAAGCTGAGgaagcagcagcacagcactgacaaggatcatgaagcaaagagaaagagtgcactccaatggCACTCCAATGGCTcctatatgttatatgtttgtctagtgtgtctgcatctatatatgtattgtggatgCTGGAGATCACTGTTGCttcttaaacccaacagacagacacgcagaacacaggttaaaagcaccaagaacatTTTGAATGCCTTTCTTCTTCTATAAACAGtgcccctaagcaccacagccacaaataacaggcaaataatcaaaataacacacaataacaattctcttctcctccacacctcccagcaagcactgTCCACCTCTGGCTCTGGCTCGACtctggctcgcctgctgggtGTTTTGGAGTCCTTTATATAGCTGTTGACCCAGAAGTCCCAGCACTTTCGGGTCACATGGAGACTTCAAGTttttaatcagcccagaagtactttggggtttCCTTCCTCTCCCACGACCTTCTTGTAGCGTCCCCTGGTAGCATCCATGGTACTCAGCAGGGCGGTGTTaccgaactccatgtcccatagtgccctgcaggaatccggggcaccgctgcagtccagtgaagctgccatctagcttcTTGGGTTAGGCAGTGTCctagaaaagctgccttcccccatccttccatctcaggggtgtcccggccaggttgaTCTGCCAGCTGTCTCTtacaatataaactgctcaaaaaaattaaaggaacactttgaaaacacatcagatctcaatgggaaaaagaaatccttctggatatctatactgatatagactgggtaatgtgttaggaacgaaaggatgccacatcgtttgacggaaatgaaaatgatcaagctacagagccctgaattcaaagacgccccaaaaatcagagtgaaaatattatgtggcaggctagtccattttgccaaaatttaattgcagcaactcaaaattgtacgcagcactttgtatggcccctgtgttcttgtatacatgcctgacaacatcggtgcatgcttctaatgaaatgacagatggtgttgtggggaatctcctccaagatctggaccagggcatcactgagctcctggacaatctgaggtgcaacctggtggcattggatggaccaaaacataatgtcccagaggtgttctattggatttaggtcaggaaagtgtggtggccagtcaatggtatcaattccttcatactccaggtactgcctgtatactctcaccacgaggccaggaattgtcgtgcaccaggagcctgGAAGATGAAGGAGTTGATACCATTTATTGGCCCCCACaatcacctgacctaaatccaatagaacacctctgggacattatgtttcagtccatctgacgccaccaggttgtacctcagactgtccaggagctcagtgatgccctgttccagatctgggaggagattccccacaacaccatccgtcgtctcatttgGAGCATACCCAgtcgttgtcaggcatgcatacaagcacgtgggggccatacaaactactgagtacaatttggagctggtgcaatgaaatttcagcaaaatggactagcctgccgcatcattttttcactctgatttttggggtgtctttgaattcagccctctgtaggttgatagtttccatttccatcaaacaatgtggcatcctttcattcctaacacattacccactccatatcagtatagatatccaacatgatgatgatgtgttttcaaagtgttcctttaattttttgagcagtttacattgtatcatatgtgaaaagaatgttttgtcaattttttttataactacattcggtggctttatttttggttccaattatttaactaaaataagtacagtagtttgtttcttaaagccagaaacaactctttttatagcttcacttttctcatcagagtttttaaacgtggactaatgtttagtttgataatgtATTTGTACACTTGAGGTACGACACACgacactttcacagcataacgCACACACAGTACGATCTttttgttgtacaaatccatattAGTTCGTCTAAGAGTCTCCTGAAAAGGGCGGATATcaaatttttgtcttttatgagaCATTTTTGGGCaatatattacttaataataacgaGGTTTGTTTTAATATACCACATCCTACACTTAACACATGATTTTCCTTTACATATGAGTCGCATGCGCAAAACGCAGGTGGGGCATGGAGGATGGGGATGGGGGTGGGGGTAGGGGGTACGTTGCGCGATTGCatgcgctgtaattaaaatataataggaGGTTAGTTTTAATGATCCACATCCTGCATTGCACACATGCTTTCTATTTGCACGTGTGCCGCATACGTTAAACGTAGGTGAGGGCGCGAATGAgtgcgctgtaattaaaatatgtatttttttactatatttcaaaTCCATCAGAGTGCCATTAAAAATCGTTCCGCTTGCCGTAGGTTGCCAACTCTAAACCTAAGCCTTAACTTCTGTGCTACACTGCCCACTATTCATTAGGCCAGGCGACTTTTTTGTGGTCTTTAACTGCCCAagtttggtgagcctgtgcccactgcagcctcagctttctggtCTTGTCTGGCATcatggccttctgctgttgtagcccatcagtCTCAAGGTTCATGTGATGTGTATTCCAAGATGTTTTTTGTGCCCACCACAGTTTTACAGAGTTGTTTTCTGAGTGACTGTTGCCCAGCTGTCAGCGCAAAGCAGTCTGGTCATTCTCGTCTGACCAACTATCAACAAGGCGTTTCTGTCCTGGGAACTGCGgctcaatggatgtttttttatttgttacaccATTCCGAGTAAACTttagagactgttgtgtgtgaaaatcccaggagatcagcagttccACAAAAACTCCAGCCAGCTCGTCTGGCAGCAACAATCACGCCATGGTCGAAGTCATAGAGATTACATTTTacccccattctggtgtttgatgcgAACATTAACTGATGCCTCTGACCTGTATCGGCATGATTTTATGTGTAGCATTGCTGCAAGTTTTGCTAATTAGGTTATTTAATATATTAGAAGACGAAGAGGTGTGCCTGATAATTTCTTTCGTGAGTGTATATTTGTAAATGGTATTCTACACTGAATATTAACTACACGCAATATTTACCAAGTGAAAAATTACCATTCCCTgaccgggaatcgaacccgggccGCGGCGGTGAGAGCGCCGAATCCTAACCACTAGACCACCAGGGAAGTTAATATAATATTTCTTATCAATGTAAAAGTATCTTCACAACAGTAAAAAAACGTTATTTTAATGATACGGAATAAAAATTCttttaagaaatgttaaaaaagcaaaaaagaaaaggtaaaaagaaGCAAACGTAATCACTTCATGCCCGTTCATTACTGTAAACATGCTTTCTGTTTCTATAGTAACAACTTCGTTAGCGGAAGCGGAAGCGCAGGACAAGCAACCCGGAAGGAGGAGAGCTTTATCGAATTGAATGAGCCGTGTCTTGGCGAATTGTTACCGTTGAgtattactgctttattttaacTTGTCTTCTTGAAAATCTGTGCGCTGACTTCGGAAACGCGATTGTCTTGAGAGATTATAAGGCGTAGGATATTCGAAATTTTGTTGTACTGTTGCCTTGTTAATTTCGACGTGCTGCCTTATGCGCTGTAAAATCGTAACTCTGCCAGGATTGTATtttatgtaatgaaaataaagcGAAGAGTGCGACCGAAATtgattttaaagttgttttttttttaattattttacaattatgGATATTATGATGTTTCTTCATAGAACGCTCGATTGACAACGTACGGCTGATGATGTGTAGGTTCAGTAAAATGCAGCTTAATTGACGGTCGTTTTTGTGCAGTTAGATAAtgttttttcaaattaataatacaccCAAAGCTGTCAGATAAATCACGGAAGTCTACTATTGTCTATGTGATCTTCATTGTGCATTTATTTACTGCAGATTATTAGAATATCAATTATTATTATCAGAATATTAATAGACTATGAGATTTTGTATATGTTTAGTTTATTTCAGAATTATTGCAATAATTAAATATATGGCACTGAACTGCATACAAAGCACTTTTGAGAACAGGACACTTTTGTTGGTATACAAAGATTAATTTTTGGAATGGCAGGAACTCTGACCAGTTGGATATAATCCACAGTATGGgtaagaagaaggaaaaatgtcGGAAGAAAACCCTCTTCCAAAAAACGTTGGATGGGACCACACCCACTTTAAACAATTGCATCTCTCAGAAGCACAAAATATGCATGGTTTCCGATTTCTTCTACCCAAATATGGGAGGAGTAGAAAGCCATATTTACCAGTTGTCCCAGTGCTTGATTGAACGAGGACACAAAGTCATCATTGTTACCCATGCTTACGGAAACAGGAAAGGCATTCGCTACCTCACAAAAGGCCTCAAAGTTTACTATTTGCCTCTGAAGGTCATGTACAACCAGTCCACTGCAACAACAATCTTCCATAGCCTACCTCTCCTCAGGTGCATTTTTGTACGGGAGTGTATAACAATTGTTCATTCTCATAGCTCTTTTTCAGTCCTTGCCCATGATGCTTTGTTCCACGCCAAGACAATGGGACTGCACACTGTTTTCACAGACCATTCACTTTTTGGATTTGCTGATGTTAGCTCAGTGCTAACGAATAAACTCTTGACGGTTTCTCTCTGCGACACCAATCATATTATCTGTGTGTCCTTTACAAGCAAGGAGAACACAGTCCTGAGAGGTGCACTCAATCCTGAAATCGTCTCTGTTATTCCTAATGCTGTTGATCCAACTGACTTCACTCCTGATCCATCCAGGCGGGAAGATGGGAAAATAACTATTGTAGTGATTAGCCGACTTGTGTACAGAAAAGGTAAATGTTAACAACCCTTATATTATTCTGTCTTGACCTTAAGGTTTTGCAGTGTATATTGGAAAATTGCTGCCCTGTGCCTTTATTCAGTtacataaaatgtaaagataTTTAAAATGACCTTGTATGGGGTGGGGCTAGGTAAAAAAATAGTTGTGcctaaaaatatatcatttgaaAATTTGTGACTAGCAATTGTTTATTATGTTGTTTATGGCATAGCTTAATAAAgttatgaattcatttttttgtcatttattttcaaaGGCATAGATTTACTTGCTGGGATAATTCCAAAACTTTGCCTAAAACACCCAGATTTGAATTTTATAATTGGTGGAGAAGGACCTAAACGCCTTGTGATTGAAGAAGTCAGAGAAAAATACCAACTTCACGAAcggtaaaattttaataaaagggttttgttttttttaattattatgacaGTTTCTATTGTGGCAGTATGTGCActgttgacaaaaacaaaaccttgaaatacatttgaaaaacaatcttaaaattgtttattgtTGTAGAGTTCGTCTTTTAGGAGCCTTAGAGCACAGAGAAGTGAGAAATGTTTTGGTGCAGGGCCACATATTCCTCAATACGTCCCTCACAGAGGCTTTTTGCATGGCAATTGTGGAAGGCGCAAGCTGTGGATTGCAGGTGAGTTTCCAGTAGacgtaaaaaaattaaaagcaatcaCCTTGaagtaaaattaggcaatatgTGATATTTAGCTGTTTGGTAGATACTGATCTTTAAATGGTAAAATACTTaagttatgtgtttttatttagttagttacttagaataaaacaaaagatgaCTGTATCGTtaattgaaagattttttttttttttgtgaggttTTGTTTGTTTGACACCACAAACTAATAGTCCAAGTAAAATCGAAATGGAAATGTGAACAAAAGCATGGTCTCATTGCAAGCAGACATTCTGTTTAATAGTAATATTGGAAACTGTAATAATATTTGATATCTACAGACTTTGAAAGGCAGCAGTCTGATATGATGAAGtactgaaataaaaaagcaatgaacTTTAAACAATTGCTTATTCTGTTCACTTTACTTTAGTAGAGGAGTAATTCACAATATAGCTGAAGGTGATTAGAGCATGTAAGCAGATGGGAATGATCTTTATGTGATATGAATATCTATTTCAATTTTTTGTTACTATACCTTACAGTacaattaaaaaagtatttgttgtAGCTCTTGGCACATCATTAATATCTAAAGTTCAGTGCTACAATTCATAGTATAGTAGCAGAGTGCAGTAGGCAAAGATTAGTAAACAAAGGAGTGACAATAGACAGTAGCAAGAAATACCAATAatcatagtaaaaagtaaaaacacgTTAGGTATAAAGATACAGCATGTGTTAGAGTAATTAACAATCTGTTAATACAAGCTAATTAATGAGCTTCAGAATGATCAGTAGCACAATGTGATTGATGGTGCTGGTGCTTACATAACTATAACTGGATCTTGATCAAGTTTAATGCCCTACTAGATTGTTAAGGAATGCCATCACTTTGTTACATTGCCCTAATGATGAACTTAGCCATTTGAATCACCCATTCAAGGACCCTGCAGTCTGCATAGTAACCTTTCCCATATCAGACTGTAATGATGTTAGTCATTATGCTCTCAACTTTGTATATGTAGATGTTACGATGGATCCTAGAAAAGAGCCTAACCTTAATCAGAAAGTGAAGATTCTGTGGATCCTTCTTAACTATATATGGTATTAAGTGACC
Above is a window of Polypterus senegalus isolate Bchr_013 chromosome 2, ASM1683550v1, whole genome shotgun sequence DNA encoding:
- the piga gene encoding phosphatidylinositol N-acetylglucosaminyltransferase subunit A isoform X2 yields the protein MGKKKEKCRKKTLFQKTLDGTTPTLNNCISQKHKICMVSDFFYPNMGGVESHIYQLSQCLIERGHKVIIVTHAYGNRKGIRYLTKGLKVYYLPLKVMYNQSTATTIFHSLPLLRCIFVRECITIVHSHSSFSVLAHDALFHAKTMGLHTVFTDHSLFGFADVSSVLTNKLLTVSLCDTNHIICVSFTSKENTVLRGALNPEIVSVIPNAVDPTDFTPDPSRREDGKITIVVISRLVYRKGIDLLAGIIPKLCLKHPDLNFIIGGEGPKRLVIEEVREKYQLHERVRLLGALEHREVRNVLVQGHIFLNTSLTEAFCMAIVEGASCGLQVVSTKVGGIPEVLPEDLIILCEPTVKSLCEGLEMVIAKQRAGNLLSPAAIHNRVKTLYTWRNVAKRTEKACL
- the piga gene encoding phosphatidylinositol N-acetylglucosaminyltransferase subunit A isoform X1, whose protein sequence is MGKKKEKCRKKTLFQKTLDGTTPTLNNCISQKHKICMVSDFFYPNMGGVESHIYQLSQCLIERGHKVIIVTHAYGNRKGIRYLTKGLKVYYLPLKVMYNQSTATTIFHSLPLLRCIFVRECITIVHSHSSFSVLAHDALFHAKTMGLHTVFTDHSLFGFADVSSVLTNKLLTVSLCDTNHIICVSFTSKENTVLRGALNPEIVSVIPNAVDPTDFTPDPSRREDGKITIVVISRLVYRKGIDLLAGIIPKLCLKHPDLNFIIGGEGPKRLVIEEVREKYQLHERVRLLGALEHREVRNVLVQGHIFLNTSLTEAFCMAIVEGASCGLQVVSTKVGGIPEVLPEDLIILCEPTVKSLCEGLEMVIAKQRAGNLLSPAAIHNRVKTLYTWRNVAKRTEKVYDRVAEEVVLTIDERLHRLMFSCGPVAGCIFAFLAVLDFLLLLLLKWLVPESNMDRAVDATGPYGLWRQWSLPRASPNGEQKSNCHLSHSSVELLNDANC